TTATATGCATAGTAAATATTGGTTTGATAAAATAAAAATGATACTAGACCGCTTTCAAAACGCAATGACTAATGGCCATTTTGAGGCTTATTTATGCGCTGCAAATCCTGCTGTGTAAGGCTGTCTACTCTGCTGCTTCTAAAAAAATTAGCCATCATGAATGGGTTTTGAAAAAAGTCTACACTCCTCAGGACTGGATGATCCAGATCACTTCTTTAGCCCTACTAGCTATAATCTTAATTATTTTTGGCGAACACAAAAGCAACTAAGCATAATAGCCCTGCTATGGTAACCATTGTAGCGGCCATAGAACTATTCAACCAGAAGCTGATATAGTATCCACTAATAGAGGTTATGATAGCAAAGAGCAAGTTATAAGCTAACAAACGTTTCAGACATTTTGTAACCAAATAGCTGCTTACGGCTGGCACAGTTAAAAGGGCCACTACTAAAATCGCGCCTGAGACTTCAAAGGCAGCAACAGTTGTCAATGAGGTAATACCCATTAAACCATAGTGCCAACGGGTGGTATGTACGCCAATGCTTTGGGCAAATTGTGGGTCAAAGGTGCTTACAAACAGTTGTTTATAGCCCATGACCAGAAAGCTTAGATTAATGACTAAAACCGTTAGTAAGATGTAAAATGCTTTAGGTCCTAGGTTGATGCCACTAGCTGTGCGCCATACATCTAATGGAACCGTTGCCAATTCACCATATAGACTACATTCTGGGTCTAAGTCTATTTTTCTACTAAAAAAAGAGATGAGAATAACCCCTAAAGCGAAGAGAAAGGTGAAATTGATCCCTATAGCTGCATCTGCCTGTATATTTATTTTTTTTTCTAAAAATGCAATTAAAAAGGTGACCAATACACCGGTTATGCCTGCTCCAGCGATGAGTATAGGCGAATTTTTGGATCCAGTGATCAGGAGCGCCAATACAATACCTGGTAGCGTAGAATGGGCAATGGCATCCCCCATCATGGCTATTTTCCTCAATACCAGGTAGGTGCCTACTAAAGCGCAGTTTATACTGGCCAATGCAGCGATAATAATGGTCCAAAGTGTATCCATGGCTAACATTTTGTGGCTAAGGCTGTTTTTAACAGGCCAAAGAGTTCGGCTGCACGATACCTATTTTGCACCCCTGTTTGCATATTCTTTAGCGTGTAGTGGTCCATAGCATATTCTGTTTCCCCTAGTATAACTACAAAAGGGATATTTTTTTTATGGGCATAGCTTAATTGTTTGTTGATTTTTACCCGTTGAGGATATATTTCTGCTTGAATGCCTGCTGTACGCAACTGATTCAATAGGTGAAGCAGTTGCATTTCTGCTTTTGCTTCAAGGTTGGTTAATAAGACTTCTGTGGTGTAGGTGGCAATAGATTGAAAGAGATTTTGCTCCTCCATAAGGTCGTAGAGTCTATCTATCCCAAAAGAAAATCCTACGCCAGACAAACCCGTTGCCCCAAATAGTGTGCCAAGGTTTGCATACCTGCCTCCTCCTCCCAGGCTACCTATTGGTGTAGCCGCTGCTGTTAGTTCCACAACTAGACCGGTGTAATAGGCCAACCCTCTTGCTAGGGTTGGGTCTATACAGTAGATGCCATCTGGTAGACCAAGGCCATGTGCTTGCGTCAGTATGCTGCTCAATGCCTCTATTGCTTTGGCGCCTTCTGCTACATCGCCGATAGCTGCTTGTAATTGGCCCAGCCGTTCAGTATGGTTCCCGTTACAATTTTGCAATTGCACCAATGATGCAATCGTTTGGCTACTAAAACCTGCTGCCTGTAAGGCAGCAATCACTTTTTCTAGACCAATTTTTTCTAGTTTATCTACAATCGTACAAAATACTTTTTCTTTTTCTGGATCAGCAATAGCCGATAGTATGCCTCTGTGGTTGATTTTGATACAAAAGTCTCGTATGCCTAGTTGGGTACATACGTCGTAGATTAGTTTTAAGATTTCTGCTTCACACAGTAAAGAGGTGCTGCCGATAATATCTGCGTCACACTGTAAAAACTCCCTATAACGACCTCTTTGGGGTCTGTCTGCTCGCCATACGGGTTGCATTTGGTAGCGCCTAAATGGGAAGCATATTTGATGTTGATGTGCTGCAATATGGCGCATTAAGGGAACCGTTAAATCATAGCGGAGTCCTTTGTCGCTGATCAGCGGTTTTAATTTTTTGTAGTCTGTAGCATTTTCCTCTATGCCTGCTAGGAAATTACCAGATTTTAGTACGTTAAACATCAGCTGCTCTCCTTCAGCGCCATATTTTCCTGTAAGGGTAGAACGGTGTTCCAACGCAGGGGTTTCCAGTGGTTCAAAGCCATAGCGTGTATAGATAGCCTGAATCGTGGCAAGCATATAATTGCGCCGGTAGACCTGGAGGCTGCTGTAGTCGCGCATGCCTTTTACAAGACTGGGTAATAGGGTCATCTACTTTTTCGAATGGGTGAAAGATAGATTATTATATCATAGGATTATAAACCAATGTAACTATGACAGCTGCTAATTTACAGGATCGTAAGATGATTCACAATAGTTGAGCAATGGTTAATGGTTGACCCATTCAAATGCCATGGGCCCTAGTATACTTTTTTTTTGAGCGATTCACCCATGTCAGTTGCTTGTTGCTCAACCGCTTAAGGCATACTATTGATGTATGAAGCGACAAGTTTAAAATCTATTTGTTAATATTAAAATCTATTTGTATATAGAGAAAACTATTCCCAATTTATAGTGCTTGAAGCAGCAAGTGGCCTTGCTAGCTGTGTAAGGTTCTCTTTCTTTATCCAAGGCAATAGGCAAGGCGTGCCAAAACGAACTAAAATATAAAGCAATGCACTATAGGCAACACAATACGTATTCAAGGCACCTAGTTTCTATTGTAATGTGCACTACCCTTATCATTTTGGGTAGTGCATCTTGTTTGCGAACCATACAAGCAGCCTGGCCTAGTAGTCATGCATCCTATAGAGGGTCTACAAATCCATTATATAGTAGTTCTATAGGGAAAGATAATAGCGTGCCTGAAGAGAAAGATAATAGCGTCTCTGAAGATGAGGCTGTCTGTCTTTATAAAGATGCATTGTTGTTTGCCTTGGATCATAGCGTAACGTTTGCCAAACAGTTAAAAGAACGTGTAGAGCAATGTATTATGCAGCTTACCCGTGATGTGGTAGTCGCATTGCAAGGTGCGCGCATTGGCCATACAGAATTTTAGAGGGCATATCTGCACAATTAATGATCGATGAAAGCAAGGGTAGTGGTTTAGAGGCCAGAGAGGATGCCCAAAATGGACCAAACGAGTGCGCTATCTGTTTGTCTGATCTGCAACGTAATTTTATCATTCTGCCCTGTCATGCTACGCATACCTTTCATAATGATTGCATCAAACAATGGGTGAATAGGCAAGGTCCTAACCTGAGTCGATGCTTGAGAAGATGTTATTACCGATGTAGAAAGCTGTGCTGCCCTATCTGTAGGACAAACTTTAGCCCAAATGATTTTGGCCTAATCAGTGATTACGGCTGGGTGCCTACCTTGGGATGAAATTTAAGATTTTACCTTGTTTAGAGAAACTTTATGTTCTGGGGGGGTAGGATATATGGGTATTGTTAGTTTTTTTAAGCCATTTTATTTGTTATTGTATTTATATTTTTTAATATGAATTTAATTTTAATTAGGCAAGTAGTTAAGGGAGCTAGGGTCCATTATACTACATTAGGGTTTTTGCCTTGTTAAAGTTAAGCAGATAGTGAAATAGGAATAGATGATTAGATATTTCGTGATCATGCTGCTTGGTAGTTAGCTAGTATACACTTAAACATGAATATTATGAATATATATACACATTATGGAATAGGCTTATTGATGTGGCTATTGAGCTTAAATATTTTGTCTTCTTGTGTCAACACAAAACAAACGTTAGGGGCGTATGTGATGGCATCCGATTTGAATAATAATGTAGCACATTCAGGGTATCAGCGTAGTGCTATGGATAATGAGTCCCATAATCTACCTCTGCGTTTTGGTCGGAGCGCTATGCTAGATGATCTACTAGATAATCTAAATAGTTACTATAGTGATTTTAAGACTGCGTTAACAAAGGGCGCAAAAGAATCGTGGGGAGGGCTAGTGTTGGCTAAACGAGAGGTACTTCCTATTGCTCGACGTTTCTCCTTTGGTCTTGGTAGATAAACGCATCAAGCATACAACATGGTTAATGCGATAGAAAAGGATTAAGTATCTGTTCCACCCGCTGGTTTTTTGTCCACTTTTTTCTTGATAAAAAAGTGGACAAAATTCATTATTAACCAGTAACGTAAATAGACACCTATTTTTATCGAATTTTTAAAGTCACTAGCGTAGCAATAGCCAATAAAATGCTCAGGATTAAAAACCGCGTTACAATCTTGGATTCATGCCATCCTAGTTTCTGGTAGTGGTGGTGGAGGGGAGCCATCTTGAAGATCCTTCTACCGGATCCATAGTGCCTTTTGGTAAATTTAAAATAACTGGTTTGTAGGATCACCGATAGATTTTCCATAAGGAATATGCCGCATAATATTGGAATCAGCAGTTCTTTTCGAATACAAATCGCTACTACCGCAATGATGGCGCCGATCGTTAAGCTGCCGGTGTCACCCATAAAGATTTGCGCAGGATAGGCATTATACCAAAGAAACCCCATACATGATCCCACAAATGCACAACAAAATATAGTAAGTTCTCCCAGGTTTGGGATATACATGATATTTAAATATTTAGCAAATATAATATGGCCAGATAAGTAAGCAAGCACAGCTAAAGTAGTACCAACAATTACAGAAGTACTGGCTGTTAATCCATCCAGCCCATCTGTTAAATTAGAGCCATTGGACACAGCAGCAATAATAAAAGCGACAACCGCCATATAAAGGATCCATGTATAATGTGTGTTCCCTAATAGGCTGGCTGTTATTTGCGCATAATCCAGTTCATTCCCTTTGAAAAAAGGGATGGTTGTTTTGGTAGATTTTATGTCATTATAGTCAGAGGCTATGGGATCCCCTAGCGGAGTAGGTATTGCCTGCGTGGGGAGCGATGCCTCACGGATGACTACGTCTTGATGTAGATATAGTGTAGTACTTACGATACAGCCTAAAGTCATTTGGCCTAATAGTTTAATCCATCCGTTTAACCCACTTTTTTGTTTTTTAAATACCTTGATATAGTCGTCCAAAAAGCCTACGAGCCCCATCCAAATGGTAGTAGTTAACAATAGGATGATATATATGTTGTGCAGTTTTGAGAAGAGCCAAGTGGGTACCACCGTTGCCAGGATAATGAGTATTCCCCCCATAGTAGGGGTGTTTAGCTTCTTATTGGTTTCGTTAAACCCTAGTGTGCGATTGGGCTCGGTAATTTGTCTTTTGCGCAACCCGTCTATAAAGCGCTGACCCAGTAGAAAAATAATCGTAAAAGAGCTAAGGGTAGCCATAGCTGCTCGAAAAGAAATATACTTAAATAAGCCTGTCCCAGGCCACTGCAAGGTAGTGTGTAGGTATTTGAATAAATAGTATAGCATAGAAAATCCTCTACCCTTTTAATAATCTCCTGAGCACTTTACCTATAGGTGATTTGGGTAAGCTATTACAAAATTCTACATATTTAGGTACCTTATAGAGGGTCATTTTTGCTTTGCAATAGGCTATAATTTCCTCAGCAGTAAGCGTTGCATCCTTTTTTACAATAAAAACCTTAATCGCTTCCTTTAGGGTGACATCTGTGATGCCAATTGCACCTACTTCTAATACTTTGGGGTGACCTATTAGCGTTTGCTCTATTTCATTCGGGTATACATTAAAACCAGAAATATTAATCATATCTTTTTTGCGGTCCACAATAGATACAAACCCATTAGCATCCATAGTGGCTATATCGCCTGTTTTAAACCATCCATTTATAAAGGCGCCTGCTGTTTCTGCCGGTTTTTGCCAATAGGCTTGGGTTAATTGAGGACCTTTGATCAGTAATTCACCAGGGGTTCCATAAGGCACCTCTTTACCTGTTTCGTCTGCTACGATGACAAATGTGCCAGGCAGTGGCATATGATGGATGCCGTTGATCATGTCAGTGGAAATTCCGGGTGAACATTCCGTTAGCCCATACCCTTCCATAAGCTTACTGCCAGTTAGGTTTTCCCATTGATTTTTAACATTTTCTTGCGTTTTCATGCCACCTGCTATCGTCAATTTTAAAGCGGTAAGCTTGAGTTTTTTAAAATTTTTATGCGCCAACAGCTTTTCAAATAAAGTATTAATGCCTATTAAACAAGTAGGCTTACGTTTTTTTAGTTCTTTTATAAACCTTGGAATGTCTCTAGGATTGGTAATTAATGAACATTTTGCACCCAGCTTGGCCATTGCAAATAGGCTTCCTAACCCTAAAATATGATAAAGCGGCAGAGGGATCATGGTCCGTTCTTCTTTTTCCTTTAAGAAAAGGCGCATCACAGGTTCTAATTGTTGGAAATTAGCTGTCAGGTTCCCATGGGATAGAATAGCGCCTTTGGATACACCTGTTGTTCCGCCTGTATATTGTAAAAAGGCCGTGTCAGAAGATTGTAAGCCAACAGGACGAAAGATAGCCTTTTTACCTTTTGCTAAAACCTCCTTAAAAGAGATGGTGTGTGGCAAGCTGTATGCAGGTACCAGTTTTTTGATATGTTTAATAGCAAAGTTCAGCACCTTTCCTTTTATGGAGCCAAGCATGTCACCCACTCTGGTAACAATAATGGTTTGAATAGATGTATCTGGTAAGATTTCAGCCAGTTTGTGGGCAAAGTTTTCTAAGATCACGATCGCACGCACGCCAGCATCTTTAAGCTGATAAGCCATTTCAGAAGGGGTGTATTGTGGATTCATGTTCACTACTACTAGCCCAGCACGTAGCATACCCAATACGGCAATGGGATATTGCAATAGATTCGGTAATTGAATTGCTACATGTGACCCTACCGGTAAATTGGTATATTGCTGAATATAAGCTGCAAAAGATTTAGACAACTTATCCATTGCATGAAAGGTCAGTACTTTCCCCATGTTTTCACACATCGGTAAATTTTGATATTGCGCAAAAATTTCTTCCATGAAATGGACCAATGAACGATACCTAGAAGTATCGATGGTGTCCGGTATAGAAGCGGGATAATGTTGCACCCAAGGTCTTTGTGTCATAGTATATAAACCTATTTTAATGTTTTTCAAACGCCACTGCAATATAGTATTATTTTATAGAATGTGATGCAACGCATCTACAATTTACTGATCTAGCTAGTGTTGCCATAAGCAATTGGCCCATAACTCGATACATCTAATTTGAACGACAGCTAAGAATAATGCTCTATTTTGGGCATATCTAGCGGTGATACCTTTCCATAGCTTGGGCTTAAGAAACATATTAGATGACGAAATCTATATAGCTCTTTGTTAGGTTCATGATTTGCTTTAAATACTACTGAATTAATACATAAGCTTTTTATTTAAAAAAATCTGCTTTTAATAATTAGCAATTTCGTTTTTAAAGGACTTAACTGCAAGGGCCTGAATATAAGAATACTTGTATATATTAAAAATAAAGTTTAAATTTTAGATTTTATTCTATATAATATAATCTAGATTGTTAGGAATCTATACACCTACAAGGTCTAATTGGATTGAACCTATATTTTTAATCATACTTTTGTTTTACATTATGACGTTTACTTCTATTTCTATAATTATTTTCTCTTTTCCTAGAAGGGTACTATAATTATTTCTATATGCAGGCTAAGTTAGTCCTATTTAGCTTGGTTTTGTCTTACATTACTTCCTGTAGTACTATAAATAAATATAGTATAGGGTTTAAGGACACTACATCTAACGAGACTAGCAAAAAAAGATCTGCTGATTCTTTTGATGATACCGAACCTTCCTGTAAGCTTTCCCGTAGTTATGCAGAAGAATTTGATGATCCAGATAAAGTTTATATTTTTCGTGAATTATATGATTGTATATACGAATGTCAATCAAAACGGTTGAAAAACTTACTATTAGAAAATTGCAAGGGTAATGCAAAAAGCGATAAGTGGCTTAATAAAATAAGCCGTCATAAAATAAACGGTCAAAATCAAACAAGCATTAAAAATGAATTCCCCTTGCTTCATACGGCAATAATTTTCCTGGGGTTTACGCAGGAGAGGTCTAACCTTTTAGAAATCATTAAGGTTTTAGTAAAACACCTATCTATTGACGTAAACAACACCCATAATGGTGAGGTAGATGCACCACTTTTCTACGCACTGGATTCTGGTGACCCAAAAGTGATTCAGGTACTATTGGCGCAAGAGGATATTAACATTCATATAACAGACAAGTGCGGTCACAGCCTTTTTGGGCTAGCAAGATATTCTTGTAATTGTTCTGATGAAGCAAGAATAACAATACTTCAAGCTTTATTAAAAAAACATGGAGTTACATGCAAGGACCATGATATTGATGGGGAATTGTTGAAGTTGGCATGTAAAAGTCGTGATGAACATTTAGCTAAGTACTTAATGGATAACCGCTCAATCAAGATCAGTAGTGACTATCTTCATACAATCATCCATACAGCAATTAATTCTGGTAGGAAAGCAATAGTTAACGCATTATTGAATAGTGAGAGTAATGTAATTCCCGTAAATGAAGTAGATCAATACGGAAATACTCCTCTTTATCTCGCAGTTGAAAAGTATCTTGAAGCTAAAAATGATCTTGAAGCTTAAGAATTATTTTGATGAAAAGGCTTGTCAGGATAAAGCGTCTATGTCAATCCTTAATCGCCTACTAGCTGAGTCAAGGGTAAATGTTAATCAGGAAATTACTTTAAAAGGCTACGGTCTAACTAGGCTAACTGCCCTTCATAAAGCAATGATTAGGTATGGTAGTAATAATCCTAGGATGGCAAACGTTATTAAAGCGTTCATAGCAAATGAAAGGTTTGATGTAAATCAAAAAGGAGAATTTGGCAGACGCTGTGAGCTTATTCATACATTAGTTCAAAAGGAAGGTGCTCAAGCTCTACGAATCCTTAAAGACATAGTCAATCTACCAGGTATTGATCCAAATGTACCAGATCAATATGGAAATACCCCCCTGCATTACATCATTTTAAAATGCCTGCTTCAATCATACGGTAGTCTTAGCGTATTACTCAATAATTCTAAGGTTCAACTAAATCAAAAAAATGAACATGGCCATATTCCTTTCGATTATTTGTTTTTTTTAGCAACTCGAGATTTATCTGGTATGGATTCCTCTTCTTCTTTGGAAGAAAAACGAATCGCAATTGAAGCCATTAAAGCAT
The nucleotide sequence above comes from Cardinium endosymbiont of Sogatella furcifera. Encoded proteins:
- a CDS encoding metal ABC transporter permease, giving the protein MDTLWTIIIAALASINCALVGTYLVLRKIAMMGDAIAHSTLPGIVLALLITGSKNSPILIAGAGITGVLVTFLIAFLEKKINIQADAAIGINFTFLFALGVILISFFSRKIDLDPECSLYGELATVPLDVWRTASGINLGPKAFYILLTVLVINLSFLVMGYKQLFVSTFDPQFAQSIGVHTTRWHYGLMGITSLTTVAAFEVSGAILVVALLTVPAVSSYLVTKCLKRLLAYNLLFAIITSISGYYISFWLNSSMAATMVTIAGLLCLVAFVFAKNN
- the hisS gene encoding histidine--tRNA ligase, producing the protein MTLLPSLVKGMRDYSSLQVYRRNYMLATIQAIYTRYGFEPLETPALEHRSTLTGKYGAEGEQLMFNVLKSGNFLAGIEENATDYKKLKPLISDKGLRYDLTVPLMRHIAAHQHQICFPFRRYQMQPVWRADRPQRGRYREFLQCDADIIGSTSLLCEAEILKLIYDVCTQLGIRDFCIKINHRGILSAIADPEKEKVFCTIVDKLEKIGLEKVIAALQAAGFSSQTIASLVQLQNCNGNHTERLGQLQAAIGDVAEGAKAIEALSSILTQAHGLGLPDGIYCIDPTLARGLAYYTGLVVELTAAATPIGSLGGGGRYANLGTLFGATGLSGVGFSFGIDRLYDLMEEQNLFQSIATYTTEVLLTNLEAKAEMQLLHLLNQLRTAGIQAEIYPQRVKINKQLSYAHKKNIPFVVILGETEYAMDHYTLKNMQTGVQNRYRAAELFGLLKTALATKC
- the mraY gene encoding phospho-N-acetylmuramoyl-pentapeptide-transferase, which translates into the protein MLYYLFKYLHTTLQWPGTGLFKYISFRAAMATLSSFTIIFLLGQRFIDGLRKRQITEPNRTLGFNETNKKLNTPTMGGILIILATVVPTWLFSKLHNIYIILLLTTTIWMGLVGFLDDYIKVFKKQKSGLNGWIKLLGQMTLGCIVSTTLYLHQDVVIREASLPTQAIPTPLGDPIASDYNDIKSTKTTIPFFKGNELDYAQITASLLGNTHYTWILYMAVVAFIIAAVSNGSNLTDGLDGLTASTSVIVGTTLAVLAYLSGHIIFAKYLNIMYIPNLGELTIFCCAFVGSCMGFLWYNAYPAQIFMGDTGSLTIGAIIAVVAICIRKELLIPILCGIFLMENLSVILQTSYFKFTKRHYGSGRRIFKMAPLHHHYQKLGWHESKIVTRFLILSILLAIATLVTLKIR
- a CDS encoding AMP-binding protein; its protein translation is MTQRPWVQHYPASIPDTIDTSRYRSLVHFMEEIFAQYQNLPMCENMGKVLTFHAMDKLSKSFAAYIQQYTNLPVGSHVAIQLPNLLQYPIAVLGMLRAGLVVVNMNPQYTPSEMAYQLKDAGVRAIVILENFAHKLAEILPDTSIQTIIVTRVGDMLGSIKGKVLNFAIKHIKKLVPAYSLPHTISFKEVLAKGKKAIFRPVGLQSSDTAFLQYTGGTTGVSKGAILSHGNLTANFQQLEPVMRLFLKEKEERTMIPLPLYHILGLGSLFAMAKLGAKCSLITNPRDIPRFIKELKKRKPTCLIGINTLFEKLLAHKNFKKLKLTALKLTIAGGMKTQENVKNQWENLTGSKLMEGYGLTECSPGISTDMINGIHHMPLPGTFVIVADETGKEVPYGTPGELLIKGPQLTQAYWQKPAETAGAFINGWFKTGDIATMDANGFVSIVDRKKDMINISGFNVYPNEIEQTLIGHPKVLEVGAIGITDVTLKEAIKVFIVKKDATLTAEEIIAYCKAKMTLYKVPKYVEFCNSLPKSPIGKVLRRLLKG
- a CDS encoding ankyrin repeat domain-containing protein: MQAKLVLFSLVLSYITSCSTINKYSIGFKDTTSNETSKKRSADSFDDTEPSCKLSRSYAEEFDDPDKVYIFRELYDCIYECQSKRLKNLLLENCKGNAKSDKWLNKISRHKINGQNQTSIKNEFPLLHTAIIFLGFTQERSNLLEIIKVLVKHLSIDVNNTHNGEVDAPLFYALDSGDPKVIQVLLAQEDINIHITDKCGHSLFGLARYSCNCSDEARITILQALLKKHGVTCKDHDIDGELLKLACKSRDEHLAKYLMDNRSIKISSDYLHTIIHTAINSGRKAIVNALLNSESNVIPVNEVDQYGNTPLYLAVEKYLEAKNDLEA